A section of the Streptomyces sp. Je 1-369 genome encodes:
- a CDS encoding LysR family transcriptional regulator ArgP: MKSTLSELPLEHVRTLLAVVDEGTFDAAAAALHVTPPAVSQRVKALERRTGRVLLMRTKPVRPTESGQVVVRFARQLARLERDARAELGISDTGEPAVLPVAVNADSLATWFLSALARIADEPRICFELRREDEDHTTSLLREGSVMAAVTSSPDAVSGCTVRRLGRMRYLPVASPEFVARRLGDWPRVPLGDVLADAPVVFFDRRDCLQDDFARKVTGGRGASPLRHYVPSSRGFVEAIEAGLGWGVVPRAQAEPLLRAGTLVLLDAERVMDVPLFWQQWKLDSPALAALAKAVVAAAATALDQ; encoded by the coding sequence GTGAAGTCAACACTGTCCGAGCTGCCGCTGGAACACGTGCGGACGCTGCTCGCCGTCGTCGACGAAGGCACCTTCGACGCCGCGGCTGCCGCCCTGCACGTCACGCCCCCGGCGGTCAGTCAACGCGTGAAGGCGCTTGAGCGCCGGACCGGGCGTGTCCTGCTGATGCGGACGAAGCCGGTCCGGCCCACCGAGTCGGGGCAGGTCGTGGTGCGGTTCGCGCGGCAGCTGGCCCGTCTGGAGCGCGACGCGCGCGCCGAGCTCGGCATCAGCGACACGGGCGAGCCCGCCGTGCTGCCGGTCGCGGTGAACGCCGATTCGCTCGCCACGTGGTTCCTGTCCGCGCTGGCCCGGATCGCGGACGAGCCGCGGATCTGTTTCGAGCTGCGCCGCGAGGACGAGGACCACACGACGTCGCTCCTTCGCGAGGGGTCGGTGATGGCGGCGGTCACGTCGTCGCCGGACGCGGTGTCGGGCTGTACGGTGCGGCGGCTCGGCCGGATGCGGTATCTGCCGGTCGCCTCGCCCGAGTTCGTGGCGCGGCGGCTCGGCGACTGGCCGCGCGTACCGCTCGGGGATGTCCTCGCGGACGCTCCGGTGGTCTTCTTCGACCGCCGCGACTGTTTGCAGGACGACTTCGCGCGCAAGGTGACGGGCGGGCGCGGAGCGAGCCCCCTGCGCCATTACGTCCCCTCCTCGCGCGGCTTCGTCGAGGCGATCGAGGCGGGCCTCGGCTGGGGTGTGGTGCCGCGGGCGCAGGCCGAGCCGCTGCTGCGCGCCGGGACGCTGGTCCTCCTCGATGCCGAGCGGGTCATGGACGTACCGCTGTTCTGGCAGCAGTGGAAGCTGGACTCCCCCGCGCTGGCCGCGCTGGCGAAGGCGGTGGTCGCCGCGGCTGCGACGGCTCTCGATCAGTGA
- a CDS encoding LysE/ArgO family amino acid transporter has translation MGTALTAAAAGFGTGLSLIVAIGSQNAFVLRQGIRRQSVLSVVTICALSDMVLIAAGVAGVGTVVTAWPPALTLVGLIGGGFLLSYAVLAARRALRPTAMTATGATAGSRRGAVLACLAMTWLNPHVYLDTVLLLGSVAAGHDALRWAFGAGAMLGSVCWFAALGYGARLLSGFFARPAAWRALDFLIAATMTVMGLTLVIGAL, from the coding sequence ATGGGAACAGCACTGACCGCCGCGGCTGCCGGATTCGGCACCGGACTCTCGCTCATCGTCGCCATCGGCTCACAGAACGCCTTCGTACTGCGCCAGGGCATCCGACGTCAGTCGGTGCTCAGCGTCGTCACCATCTGCGCGCTCTCCGACATGGTGCTCATCGCGGCGGGCGTGGCCGGAGTCGGCACGGTGGTCACGGCCTGGCCGCCCGCGCTGACCCTCGTCGGCCTGATAGGCGGAGGCTTCCTCCTCTCGTACGCCGTACTCGCGGCCCGCCGCGCTCTGCGCCCCACCGCCATGACGGCCACGGGCGCGACGGCCGGGTCACGGCGCGGCGCTGTGCTCGCCTGTCTGGCCATGACCTGGCTCAACCCGCACGTCTACCTCGACACCGTCCTCCTCCTCGGCTCCGTCGCCGCCGGCCACGACGCGCTGCGCTGGGCCTTCGGGGCGGGCGCGATGCTCGGCAGTGTCTGCTGGTTCGCCGCGCTCGGCTACGGCGCGCGGCTGCTCAGCGGCTTCTTCGCGCGGCCCGCCGCCTGGCGCGCGCTGGACTTCCTGATCGCCGCGACGATGACGGTCATGGGTCTGACGCTGGTCATCGGCGCGCTCTGA
- the thrS gene encoding threonine--tRNA ligase, producing MKNATSDYAPAHDHRKLGRELGLFGTDPLIGAGLPYWLPDGAAVRHALEEYIRDAERRAGYRHVYSPVLGKRELYEISGHWSHYSDDMFPPMDVGGEQVVLRPSLCPHHAVMYRSRSRSYRELPLRMAETGGMYRAELSGVLGGLNRVRAIHLNDAHVFCTLDQAADEARAALEMIRRAYDALGIRPARFRLSLPGPGGKYVADPEKWRRSTALLTEVLDGSGLPYDAVEGEAAFYGPKIDVQVVDAAGRESTLSTVQVDFHQPERFDLHYIGADGAKHRPVMVHRSIIGSVERAVAHLIERHGGAFPAWLAPVQLVVLPVSEAQLPGADDLLRRCAERGLRAELAGPELGSLGARVRAARLVPYQAVIGAKEDADGMVALRLRDGRRVDPMPAADALARINALVGAHRTELWDTE from the coding sequence ATGAAGAACGCCACCAGCGATTACGCCCCCGCCCACGACCACCGCAAACTCGGCCGCGAGCTCGGGCTGTTCGGCACCGATCCGCTGATCGGCGCGGGGCTGCCGTACTGGCTGCCGGACGGGGCCGCCGTGCGGCACGCCCTGGAGGAGTACATCCGCGACGCCGAGCGGCGTGCGGGCTACCGGCACGTGTACTCGCCCGTGCTCGGGAAGCGGGAGCTGTACGAGATCTCGGGGCACTGGTCGCACTACAGCGACGACATGTTCCCGCCGATGGATGTGGGCGGCGAGCAGGTGGTGCTGCGGCCGAGCCTGTGCCCGCACCACGCGGTGATGTACCGCTCCCGCTCCCGCAGTTACCGCGAGCTGCCGCTGCGCATGGCCGAGACCGGGGGCATGTACCGCGCCGAGCTCTCCGGCGTGCTCGGCGGGTTGAACCGGGTCCGCGCCATCCACCTCAACGACGCGCACGTCTTCTGCACCCTGGACCAGGCCGCCGACGAGGCGCGCGCCGCACTGGAGATGATCCGCCGGGCGTACGACGCGCTCGGCATCAGGCCCGCCCGTTTCCGGCTGTCCCTGCCGGGCCCCGGCGGCAAGTACGTCGCCGACCCCGAGAAGTGGCGGCGGTCCACCGCCCTGCTCACCGAGGTGCTCGACGGTTCCGGGCTGCCCTATGACGCCGTCGAGGGCGAGGCCGCGTTCTACGGCCCGAAGATCGACGTGCAGGTCGTGGACGCGGCGGGCCGCGAGTCCACCCTCTCCACCGTCCAGGTCGACTTCCACCAGCCCGAGCGGTTCGATCTGCACTACATCGGCGCGGACGGCGCCAAGCACCGCCCCGTGATGGTCCACCGCAGCATCATCGGCAGCGTCGAGAGAGCCGTCGCCCATCTCATCGAGCGGCACGGCGGCGCGTTCCCCGCCTGGCTGGCGCCCGTGCAGCTGGTGGTCCTGCCGGTGTCCGAGGCCCAACTGCCGGGCGCCGACGACCTGCTGCGGAGGTGCGCGGAGCGCGGTCTGCGGGCCGAACTCGCCGGTCCCGAGCTCGGCAGTCTCGGCGCGCGCGTGCGGGCCGCCCGTCTCGTGCCCTACCAGGCCGTCATCGGCGCCAAGGAGGACGCCGACGGCATGGTCGCGCTCCGGCTGCGCGACGGGCGGCGCGTCGATCCGATGCCGGCCGCCGACGCCCTCGCCCGCATCAACGCCCTCGTCGGGGCGCACCGCACCGAACTGTGGGACACCGAGTAG
- a CDS encoding aminoglycoside phosphotransferase family protein, which yields MREESIEVSPVVRRRAELLGTAGEEWLAGLPALIADLEHRWSVTVGPPFRAGAGGYVARARAEDGTDAVLKLALPEPGSAGQITTLLRSGGRGYVRVLDHDADRFALLMEQLGTPLSELAFPPERRIAVLCATLRRAWQVPRSPELLVEAAEGGKARGLAVLVERLWRDLGRPCSIAAYDRAMTYAERRAAAHCPSRAVVVHGDPHPGNLLRLPAAGAPRAGAESGFAFVDPDGFLADPAYDLGVVLRDWCAELLSGDAPRLARRYCALIAEASGTDATAVWEWGYLERVSTALYLLAHGAEGPSRPFFDTAEILADTNP from the coding sequence GTGCGCGAGGAGAGCATCGAGGTGTCGCCCGTCGTGCGACGCCGGGCCGAGCTGCTCGGAACGGCCGGTGAAGAGTGGCTGGCGGGACTGCCCGCGCTCATCGCCGACCTCGAGCACCGGTGGTCCGTCACGGTCGGGCCGCCGTTCCGTGCGGGAGCGGGCGGGTACGTGGCCCGGGCCCGCGCCGAGGACGGTACGGACGCGGTCCTCAAGCTGGCACTGCCCGAGCCCGGGAGCGCGGGGCAGATCACCACCCTCCTGCGTTCCGGAGGCCGCGGCTACGTCCGCGTACTCGACCACGATGCCGACCGGTTCGCACTGCTCATGGAGCAGCTCGGCACGCCGCTGTCGGAGCTCGCCTTCCCGCCCGAACGCCGGATCGCCGTCCTGTGCGCGACGCTGCGCCGGGCGTGGCAGGTGCCGCGCTCTCCCGAGCTGCTCGTGGAAGCCGCCGAGGGAGGCAAGGCCAGGGGGCTCGCCGTGCTCGTCGAACGGTTGTGGCGGGACCTGGGCCGCCCGTGCTCCATCGCTGCCTACGACCGCGCCATGACGTACGCCGAGCGCCGCGCTGCCGCCCACTGCCCTTCCCGGGCGGTGGTCGTCCACGGCGACCCCCACCCGGGCAACCTGCTGAGGCTGCCCGCTGCGGGGGCGCCACGTGCGGGGGCGGAGAGCGGCTTCGCCTTCGTCGACCCCGACGGCTTCCTCGCGGACCCGGCGTACGACCTCGGTGTCGTCCTGCGCGACTGGTGTGCCGAGCTCCTGTCCGGCGACGCGCCCCGGCTGGCCCGCCGCTACTGCGCGCTCATTGCCGAGGCAAGCGGGACCGACGCCACGGCCGTCTGGGAGTGGGGCTACCTCGAACGCGTCTCGACGGCGCTCTACCTCCTGGCCCACGGCGCGGAGGGACCGAGCCGCCCGTTCTTCGACACGGCGGAGATCCTCGCGGACACGAACCCGTAG